In Candidatus Mycalebacterium zealandia, one DNA window encodes the following:
- the cas1 gene encoding type II CRISPR-associated endonuclease Cas1: MIKRIIEISNPAYLHLKDCQMIIRKESENDSSIPVEDMGILILANPAISISQSLIAECQKNNCIIVFCDQRHLPVSALLPLSGNSMHSKVLNIQTGVKKPLKKRLWQKIIIAKTEAQIQTLLFFKKDPGTLPSLKKRVQSGDPKNIEAQAAKIYWSILFGKEFGRDYKESGVNSLLNYGYSLIRASVARALCGTGLHPALGIHHHNQYNPMCLADDIMEPLRPLVDRRVYELNENGKTEIDKKIKLSLLSLLSEDVLLEEKKLPMMVANQYMAASLKKAFSEGIDSLKIPELIENKQMRIEM; this comes from the coding sequence ATGATCAAAAGAATCATTGAAATCAGCAACCCCGCATACCTTCATCTGAAAGACTGTCAGATGATTATCAGAAAAGAGAGTGAAAATGACAGCAGTATTCCCGTGGAAGACATGGGTATTCTCATACTTGCCAACCCTGCAATCTCAATCTCTCAAAGTCTTATAGCGGAATGTCAGAAAAATAACTGCATAATTGTGTTTTGCGACCAAAGGCATCTACCCGTTTCCGCCTTGCTTCCTCTCTCAGGAAACTCAATGCACAGCAAGGTTCTCAACATACAGACGGGAGTTAAAAAACCGCTGAAAAAACGGCTCTGGCAGAAAATTATAATAGCCAAAACCGAGGCGCAGATTCAAACGTTGCTCTTTTTCAAGAAAGATCCGGGAACACTTCCAAGTCTCAAGAAGAGAGTTCAAAGTGGTGATCCGAAAAATATTGAAGCGCAAGCCGCAAAAATATACTGGTCAATACTGTTCGGGAAAGAATTCGGCAGAGATTACAAAGAAAGTGGAGTGAATTCCCTTCTAAACTACGGATACAGCCTAATCAGGGCGTCTGTTGCTCGCGCTTTGTGCGGAACAGGGCTTCATCCTGCGCTCGGAATTCATCATCACAATCAATACAACCCTATGTGTCTCGCCGATGACATTATGGAACCGTTGAGACCTCTTGTTGACAGACGAGTTTATGAATTGAACGAAAATGGAAAAACAGAAATTGATAAAAAGATAAAGTTATCATTGCTTTCCCTTCTGTCTGAAGATGTTTTACTTGAAGAAAAGAAATTGCCAATGATGGTGGCAAATCAATACATGGCCGCGAGCCTGAAGAAAGCGTTTTCAGAAGGAATTGACTCTTTGAAAATACCGGAACTGATTGAGAACAAACAAATGAGGATTGAAATGTAA
- the cas9 gene encoding type II CRISPR RNA-guided endonuclease Cas9 (Cas9, originally named Csn1, is the large, multifunctional signature protein of type II CRISPR/Cas systems. It is well known even to general audiences because its RNA-guided endonuclease activity has made it a popular tool for custom editing of eukaryotic genomes.), translated as MKKAKLSEYTIGLDMGTNSIGWSVVEEKNGKPKGLVSCGSRIFIRSVEDKTPTPKNQNRREKRLLRRVIERRHRRKMRLRNYLISKEFLPNSLKDEPNPETELNKLGNPYDLRAKALDEELTPHKFGRAILHLGTRRGFLSNRKTGFGNLRDDPEVREILEIEDKSAKTDNDENKFKKDIQELRDDIKEAGKRTLGEHLSTLNRKRNRGEYHDRRTDRKMYQEEFEQIFRKQFALNPKIYTENVKNAIEKIIFNQRSIIWNKNTVGNCSLEPKKKRVKMERLEFQQFRYWQDINNLSWDDTETGERDVKPSPEQKQLIAETLEKNKNLTWAKIKTLFSLNKRTKFNLEKVEGKSRKGIKGNTTACGIREIIGDDWDDSLDDSKQKQLVEDLISYESKIKLKKRLQDHWKFDLEKAVKLAVLELEEGHGNLSLKAINKILPHLKEGRVYSRESDKEDETGAVQVAGYKDITKPKTGDKETLGELPFIPNPIVTKALYEVRRVVNAIIKEYGKPTAIRIEMSRDLEMNTEKYKRAEQIHKKNRKANEEAEEKYNSIRDREPDLRLKKYISHQDKLKYRLWKESECKCSYSGKSISLTDLWSSDVEIDHILPYSRSLDNSYMNKVICFAKENREKHNKTPWEAFGETEQWKTIESMAKRNNYPEAKCGRILAKKMEGIEDFVNSQLTDARYIAKETGKYMRTLGCDVTFTKGGITSWLRHQWGLNKILSETGEKNRADHRHHAIDATVIALTNRSLYQKIVKVASEASGDSIDPEHGLEPPRILDNLRNRLQEAVDGMIVSHATNRKITGAFHEDTIYGVREENGKKGIVVRKNLTDISDAVLKNKEIVSPTVREAFERYVLEQGNDLSKAKKALKEQPLKHPETGDAVRRVKVWMSKTFNESFYYTKKNKAGKISKVLQYGNNHHVEIIKNGETGKYESIVVTTMKAAERTRIRKEPIVKTEHGENREFVMSLCINDTVSVQKNGEKIFYRVRKIDRGQKNQCIKLILRKHTDGTSDQDFKKLSSDEKKKLELAMAPSTLMAEYKVKQESINALGLAKNNTKTQ; from the coding sequence ATGAAAAAAGCAAAACTGTCTGAATACACAATTGGTCTTGATATGGGAACAAACTCCATTGGCTGGAGTGTTGTAGAGGAAAAGAACGGCAAACCGAAAGGACTCGTAAGTTGTGGAAGCAGGATTTTTATCCGTTCCGTTGAAGACAAAACACCCACCCCAAAAAATCAAAACCGTCGAGAGAAACGGCTTTTAAGGCGTGTAATTGAAAGGCGACATAGACGTAAAATGCGTCTGAGAAACTATCTGATAAGCAAAGAATTTCTGCCGAATTCTCTGAAAGATGAACCCAATCCTGAAACGGAACTTAACAAACTGGGCAACCCTTATGATTTAAGGGCAAAAGCGTTGGACGAAGAATTGACTCCACATAAGTTTGGACGCGCGATACTTCACTTGGGAACACGGCGAGGATTTTTAAGCAACCGCAAAACGGGATTTGGAAATTTGCGTGATGACCCGGAGGTGCGGGAAATTTTAGAAATTGAAGATAAATCTGCAAAAACTGACAACGATGAAAACAAATTCAAAAAAGACATTCAAGAACTCCGAGATGATATAAAAGAAGCCGGAAAAAGAACCCTTGGCGAACACCTCTCAACCCTGAACCGCAAACGCAACAGAGGAGAATATCATGACCGCAGAACCGACAGAAAAATGTATCAGGAAGAGTTTGAACAAATCTTCCGTAAGCAATTCGCACTTAATCCAAAGATTTATACGGAAAATGTCAAAAACGCGATTGAGAAAATCATCTTTAACCAACGCTCTATAATTTGGAATAAAAACACCGTGGGTAATTGTTCTCTTGAACCGAAAAAGAAAAGAGTGAAAATGGAACGTCTTGAATTTCAGCAATTTCGTTACTGGCAGGACATTAACAATTTAAGTTGGGATGACACCGAAACGGGAGAAAGAGATGTAAAACCCTCGCCTGAGCAGAAACAACTAATTGCCGAAACGCTTGAGAAAAACAAAAATCTGACATGGGCAAAAATAAAAACCCTGTTCAGCCTGAACAAACGAACAAAATTCAATCTGGAAAAAGTTGAAGGAAAAAGCAGAAAGGGTATTAAGGGAAACACAACAGCTTGCGGAATAAGAGAGATTATCGGAGATGATTGGGACGACTCACTCGACGACAGCAAACAAAAACAACTTGTTGAAGACTTAATTTCCTATGAGTCCAAAATAAAACTGAAAAAACGCCTGCAAGATCACTGGAAATTTGATTTGGAAAAAGCTGTCAAACTTGCTGTTCTGGAATTGGAAGAGGGACATGGAAATCTTTCACTGAAAGCAATAAATAAAATCCTGCCACACCTTAAAGAAGGCAGGGTTTATAGCAGGGAAAGCGACAAGGAAGATGAAACGGGAGCGGTTCAAGTAGCAGGCTATAAAGACATTACAAAACCGAAGACCGGAGACAAAGAAACTCTTGGCGAACTGCCTTTTATACCGAATCCCATTGTTACAAAAGCTCTTTATGAAGTCCGGCGTGTTGTGAATGCAATTATCAAAGAGTACGGGAAACCAACCGCTATACGCATAGAAATGTCTCGTGATTTAGAGATGAACACGGAAAAATACAAAAGAGCGGAACAAATACATAAAAAGAATAGGAAAGCCAATGAGGAAGCGGAAGAAAAATACAATAGCATCAGAGATAGGGAACCCGACTTGCGGTTAAAGAAATATATAAGCCATCAGGACAAACTGAAATACAGACTCTGGAAAGAAAGTGAGTGTAAATGTTCATACAGCGGAAAGTCTATCAGTTTGACGGACCTCTGGTCTTCCGATGTTGAAATAGATCACATTCTTCCGTATAGCAGAAGTCTTGATAACTCTTATATGAACAAGGTCATATGTTTTGCAAAAGAGAACAGGGAAAAGCACAACAAAACACCGTGGGAAGCATTTGGCGAAACAGAACAATGGAAAACCATTGAGAGCATGGCAAAACGCAACAACTATCCCGAAGCAAAATGCGGAAGAATTCTGGCAAAAAAAATGGAAGGAATTGAAGATTTTGTTAACAGCCAGCTGACTGACGCACGCTACATAGCAAAAGAAACCGGCAAGTATATGAGAACTCTCGGTTGCGATGTAACTTTTACAAAAGGCGGAATAACAAGTTGGCTCCGTCACCAATGGGGATTAAATAAAATTCTCAGCGAAACGGGAGAGAAAAACCGCGCCGACCACAGACACCACGCGATTGACGCAACCGTGATTGCGCTTACGAACCGCAGTCTTTATCAAAAAATAGTCAAAGTGGCATCAGAGGCTAGCGGTGATTCCATAGACCCCGAACATGGATTGGAACCCCCTAGAATTCTTGACAATCTCAGAAACAGACTGCAGGAAGCTGTAGATGGAATGATTGTCTCTCATGCAACAAACAGAAAAATAACGGGAGCATTTCACGAAGACACGATTTATGGAGTAAGAGAAGAAAACGGCAAAAAAGGAATTGTTGTTCGTAAAAACTTGACTGATATATCAGACGCTGTGTTGAAGAACAAAGAGATAGTATCTCCAACTGTTAGAGAAGCATTTGAAAGATATGTTTTGGAACAAGGAAATGATTTGAGCAAGGCAAAAAAAGCTTTGAAAGAACAACCGTTGAAACACCCGGAAACGGGAGATGCTGTCAGACGCGTTAAAGTTTGGATGTCTAAAACCTTTAATGAGAGTTTTTACTATACGAAGAAGAATAAAGCAGGAAAAATCTCAAAGGTTTTGCAATATGGCAACAATCATCATGTGGAAATTATCAAGAATGGAGAAACCGGAAAATATGAGAGTATTGTTGTAACAACTATGAAAGCCGCAGAGAGAACAAGAATTAGGAAAGAACCGATTGTAAAAACTGAACACGGGGAAAACCGGGAATTTGTTATGAGTCTATGTATAAATGACACCGTAAGTGTTCAGAAAAACGGTGAGAAAATATTCTATAGAGTGCGGAAAATAGACAGAGGACAGAAAAATCAGTGTATAAAATTGATACTACGAAAACACACAGACGGAACCTCAGATCAAGATTTTAAAAAACTATCCTCCGATGAAAAGAAAAAACTTGAATTGGCAATGGCTCCTTCAACACTAATGGCGGAATACAAAGTAAAACAAGAATCCATAAATGCTCTTGGTCTCGCTAAAAACAACACTAAAACACAATGA
- a CDS encoding aldehyde dehydrogenase family protein has product MSVKKIPLQFKTDIPPAGETEVVNPFDGSVIATLETAGEKHINELLETAKELYDDRAGWLTVQKRVEILERTASIISEREDDLIKQAAGEGGKPYNDSKVEIYRASDSAKIAAETIRTEAGNVIPMGGDLYSANRAAFTQKEPIGVVVAVSAFNHPLNLIVHQVGAAVAAGCPVIVKPAVETPLSCVSFKDILVEAGLPPEWCQVVITDSNDTAQALVTDERTAFFSFIGSSRVGWSLRSKLAPGTRCALEHGGVAPALVYPDADMERAAVLLAKGGFYHAGQVCVSTQRIYVQKKEGRRFVSLLQKEAQSLKVGDPALKSTQVGPLIRPSEVERVHKWVTQAVKEGAELVCGGKPVLDTCYEPTVLLNPSDKSLVSTEEIFGPVVCIYEVDDMEDAVARANGLDVAFQSSVFTSDIDTALATAKKLNASGVMVNDHTAFRIDGMPFAGLKKSGLGTGGIPHTIKDMSVEKMVVLRSDGI; this is encoded by the coding sequence ATGAGTGTTAAAAAAATCCCTCTACAATTCAAAACAGACATTCCACCTGCGGGCGAGACGGAAGTTGTAAATCCTTTTGACGGCTCCGTTATTGCCACGCTTGAGACGGCGGGGGAAAAGCATATCAATGAGTTGCTTGAGACCGCGAAAGAACTTTATGACGACCGCGCCGGATGGCTTACGGTTCAAAAAAGGGTGGAAATCCTTGAGCGGACGGCTTCCATTATCTCGGAGCGCGAAGACGATTTAATAAAACAGGCGGCGGGCGAGGGCGGAAAACCGTATAACGATTCAAAGGTGGAGATTTACAGGGCGTCCGACAGCGCGAAAATTGCAGCCGAAACAATCCGCACAGAGGCGGGAAATGTTATTCCGATGGGTGGCGACCTTTACAGCGCGAACAGGGCGGCTTTCACACAGAAAGAGCCGATAGGCGTTGTTGTGGCCGTTAGCGCGTTCAACCATCCGCTCAATCTCATCGTTCATCAGGTCGGCGCGGCGGTTGCCGCCGGTTGTCCCGTTATTGTCAAACCCGCCGTGGAAACTCCGCTCTCATGCGTTTCCTTCAAAGACATTCTGGTTGAAGCGGGCCTGCCTCCTGAGTGGTGTCAGGTCGTCATCACGGATTCAAACGACACCGCGCAGGCGCTTGTAACCGATGAACGGACGGCGTTTTTCAGTTTTATCGGCAGTTCGCGCGTGGGCTGGAGTCTGCGCTCAAAACTCGCTCCCGGAACCCGTTGCGCGCTTGAACACGGCGGGGTGGCGCCCGCGCTTGTTTATCCCGACGCTGATATGGAGCGTGCGGCGGTTCTGCTTGCCAAAGGCGGTTTTTATCATGCGGGGCAGGTTTGTGTTTCCACCCAGCGGATATATGTGCAAAAGAAGGAAGGACGGCGGTTTGTTTCGCTTCTTCAAAAAGAGGCGCAAAGTCTCAAAGTGGGAGACCCCGCTCTTAAATCCACGCAAGTGGGGCCACTCATTCGTCCGTCCGAGGTTGAGCGCGTTCATAAGTGGGTTACACAGGCCGTTAAAGAGGGAGCGGAGCTTGTTTGCGGCGGAAAACCCGTGCTTGACACATGCTATGAGCCGACCGTTCTTCTCAACCCTTCAGATAAATCCCTTGTCAGCACGGAGGAAATTTTCGGTCCGGTCGTCTGTATTTATGAGGTTGACGATATGGAAGACGCCGTAGCGCGCGCGAACGGGCTTGATGTGGCGTTTCAGTCTTCGGTGTTCACAAGCGACATTGACACCGCGCTCGCGACCGCGAAAAAACTGAATGCTTCGGGTGTTATGGTGAATGATCATACGGCGTTCCGCATAGACGGAATGCCGTTTGCCGGGCTTAAAAAATCCGGGCTTGGAACAGGCGGTATTCCGCACACGATAAAAGATATGAGTGTGGAGAAAATGGTGGTTTTGCGCTCGGACGGAATTTAA
- a CDS encoding tetratricopeptide repeat protein encodes MNLNPLKRLGFSLILLAPALVFSACAGAGKKSANELRNHKTLAASYARGGDFIGAIKEVDMAGKQAEGDPEAHLIKGIAYFGLKDLQAAERSYKKALEIKSDYTKARYNLCGLYLKMNNPDGAIEHCKVAAHDLTYPLRYAALVNIAKAHMLKNDTASAERFFAKSIKLEPSNIYSRNEYGKLLQGLSRHSEAIKQFQAALRIAPGYNKARLNLALALMKAGNRETACSEVKKILRNKPRPAIAALVEKHTEKICAVQRNAN; translated from the coding sequence ATGAATTTGAATCCATTAAAACGTCTGGGGTTTTCCCTAATCCTGCTTGCTCCCGCGCTTGTTTTTTCGGCGTGCGCCGGAGCGGGGAAAAAATCCGCAAACGAACTGCGAAACCACAAAACACTTGCGGCCTCATACGCGCGGGGCGGAGATTTTATTGGAGCAATAAAAGAGGTTGATATGGCAGGAAAACAGGCCGAAGGCGACCCCGAAGCGCATCTTATCAAGGGTATCGCCTATTTTGGTCTCAAAGACCTGCAAGCCGCTGAAAGAAGTTACAAAAAAGCACTTGAAATCAAAAGCGACTACACAAAAGCCAGATACAACTTGTGCGGACTGTATCTCAAAATGAACAACCCCGATGGCGCGATTGAACACTGCAAAGTCGCCGCGCACGACCTCACCTATCCGCTTCGCTACGCCGCGCTTGTCAACATCGCCAAAGCGCACATGCTAAAAAATGACACCGCTTCGGCCGAGCGGTTTTTTGCCAAATCAATAAAGCTTGAACCGTCAAATATCTATTCAAGAAACGAATACGGCAAACTGCTGCAAGGTCTTTCAAGACACTCCGAAGCAATAAAACAGTTTCAGGCGGCGTTGCGAATTGCTCCGGGATACAACAAGGCGCGCCTCAACCTCGCGCTCGCTTTAATGAAAGCGGGAAACCGTGAGACCGCATGTTCGGAAGTGAAAAAAATATTGCGCAACAAACCGCGCCCCGCAATCGCCGCTCTTGTGGAAAAGCACACTGAAAAAATCTGCGCCGTTCAGCGTAACGCGAATTAA
- a CDS encoding sugar kinase, with amino-acid sequence MSKLVIVGTVALDSIQTPIESGDEILGGSAVYSCLGASLFTKVCISAVIGKDFPAPHSELLRKAGIDTTGLEKASGKTFRWEGRYDEKLGDPETLSVHLNVFENFRPNLPDKLRNAEFVFLANMDPVTQMETLKQIKSPRVVACDTMNFWIENSLSDLKKTLKMVNILIINNSEALSLSGENSVVAAARTIKKMGPETVVIKRGEFGCIMFSGKEVFCSPAYPVERAVDPTGAGDTFAGGFMGYLSENGADRYEHLKQAVIHGSVLASFTVEKLGTESIKKLNRKKFEDRLGKFVEMLRF; translated from the coding sequence ATGAGCAAACTTGTGATAGTAGGAACGGTTGCGCTTGACTCCATACAAACCCCGATTGAAAGCGGAGATGAAATTCTCGGCGGCTCGGCGGTTTATTCGTGTCTTGGCGCGTCTCTGTTTACAAAAGTCTGCATCTCGGCGGTCATCGGGAAAGATTTTCCCGCTCCTCACTCCGAGTTGCTGCGCAAAGCGGGAATTGACACAACAGGACTTGAGAAGGCAAGCGGAAAAACCTTTCGCTGGGAAGGCAGATATGATGAAAAACTCGGAGACCCCGAAACGCTTTCCGTTCACCTGAATGTGTTTGAAAACTTCAGACCGAATCTTCCCGACAAACTCAGAAACGCGGAGTTCGTCTTTCTCGCCAACATGGATCCCGTCACGCAGATGGAAACGCTCAAACAGATTAAATCACCGCGTGTTGTCGCGTGCGACACGATGAATTTCTGGATAGAAAACAGTTTGTCCGACCTGAAAAAAACGCTAAAAATGGTGAACATTCTCATCATAAACAACTCCGAAGCATTGTCTTTGAGCGGAGAAAATTCCGTGGTCGCCGCCGCGCGCACGATAAAAAAAATGGGTCCCGAAACTGTTGTGATAAAAAGAGGAGAATTCGGTTGCATAATGTTTTCGGGCAAAGAGGTTTTCTGCTCGCCCGCATATCCGGTGGAACGCGCCGTTGACCCGACCGGAGCCGGAGATACATTTGCCGGAGGATTTATGGGTTATTTGAGTGAAAATGGCGCGGACAGATACGAACACTTGAAACAAGCGGTTATTCACGGTTCGGTTCTGGCTTCATTCACGGTGGAAAAACTGGGGACTGAAAGCATAAAAAAACTGAACAGAAAAAAATTTGAAGACCGTCTCGGCAAATTTGTAGAAATGTTACGGTTTTGA